The genomic DNA ATTAGCAGCTCTGACAATATAAGATGCAAGGCTAGGCTACTCATAGATCAAAATCAAAGGCAACCACCCCAGAGATCAAAACGGAGAGTTAGAACTTAAACTAAAAGACCAACACAAGTTGTTGCATTTTAGATAAGAACCCAGAATTAATCAACTTAAGTAACATCATAAGCCAAATCCAAATGTATTCTCataaacccaagaaaaaaaggGTTCAATCCAAAATCTCAAAGCATAATTTTAAAacccaaatcatgtgaatttcaGCTACTCACATAAACCCATATACGATTgaactactcacaacaagaaTTCTCCTCAGATTAGCATCAAATGATTAAAACCCATAAGCGAATAATCAAAAAttaacatactttttttttatcaaaacctcaAGAAGCGTAAATCAAAagtcaaagaaagagagaggaggaagaaggaagcTTACGGGAATCTTGTGAAGAGGAACCTGAGATTTGAAGTAGACGTAATCTCCGGGCGTCGAAGAGACGCCTTTCATGGCCGATCGGAGATTTTCAACATCCGATACTCCTCCAATCGAATCGAATcgatcaaatcaaataaatctcaaattaaaatttacgatttttaattttcttcttttcctctgattttttttgagagaaagattTAACGGCGAGATAACAGAGTCTCCGCCGTTAGTGTAGCAGTCATTCTCAGTTTTTGCCAACAACATATGTAATTGTTGTCATCATGACTCATCTTCTcacatgttttaattattttttggttatttattccTAACGAgaaatacaatttaaaaaaaatagtaaaaaaaattcaaagaagcTGAACATAAATTCAATCCGTCAAAACCCATCATTCCACCTGGAATTAGCATTGGCTTCAATAAGCCGACccaaaaattccaaacaatttaaaaggaaacttttttggtgagaagaaaaacaaaaggaaatatATGACACGCTTATATGTAACCAACCCTAAAGCGTCACAATTAATTCTCTTCTCTCAGTCAGACTTTGCTCTCATTACCATCGCCAAGTCTTCTTTCCGTATGTGAATCTCATCTCCATTGTCGACTCGCTAGCTACCAATTGTTGTGACGACAGAGATGTCAACGGCTGTAATCAACTTAGGTTTTGGACGCGACGGCTGTGTTATGAACTCCGAGAGATCATTGAGGATGATTCTACTAGGAAAGATAAAACCAGAGGTGTTGAAGAACTTGAACATGGAAACAGATTCGTGTTCCATCTGTCTTGAGAATCTCTCCGCTCCGAAACCTTGCGACTTCATGACACGCATGATTTGTTCCCATGTATTTCACGGTTGGTGTCTCTTCGAGTGGCTCAAGCGTAAACACACTTGTCCGTTGTGTCGGACTGTGCTCTAGGCTCGATAATTGGAACGAAGGATTATTGCACAACTTGGGTCAGAGATTATTGCACAAAGGATTGttattttttagggatttttttttaatgtaattttgttATTAGGGTTTCCAATCGTAGTAATTAGAGATTCTAATTTTCTGTCACACACTCTGAAAGTGTATTAAATTGAATATgttctttttagggtttttaaatcAGTTTGTAATATCATAAGCTACATATACATAGCTATTATTAAACTCTCTAAGTAAAATTGTTAAGattgatttttcaaaattgtgaTATTCGTAGTGTAGAGCTACAAATTAGTAAAGCTTTTGCTAGTCTCCAATTATGATTAGGAAATATTGACACCGACCTAAAAAAACTTCTTGGTGACACAAAACTATAAGGAAATCAGAATCTGATCCCACTTATGACCCTCGTATacgcttatatatatatgctcttaCTACGAGATACCCTAAGGCTTCacaacttctctttttttcttaattgctCCCATTACAGCTTGCGACCCGACTAAGTCCTCTTCTGTTTTGTGAATCTCTCTTT from Camelina sativa cultivar DH55 chromosome 2, Cs, whole genome shotgun sequence includes the following:
- the LOC104748483 gene encoding RING finger protein 24-like; this encodes MILLGKIKPEVLKNLNMETDSCSICLENLSAPKPCDFMTRMICSHVFHGWCLFEWLKRKHTCPLCRTGF